The proteins below come from a single Lates calcarifer isolate ASB-BC8 linkage group LG11, TLL_Latcal_v3, whole genome shotgun sequence genomic window:
- the pla2g10 gene encoding group 10 secretory phospholipase A2 isoform X2, with amino-acid sequence MTAFYRILLLLSVAVASAAARRSHRTKRGLLELAGAIKCSTGRSALAYMVYGCYCGLGGQGWPRDKADWCCHRHDCCYGDAERLGCQTKTDQYKWTCEDKKAECDDLKDKCEKLLCKCDRDAAKCLRKAPFIRRYALWPDFLCGYDHPMCNIY; translated from the exons ATGACTGCGTTTTACCGGATACTTCTCCTGTTATCTG TGGCCGTGGCCTCTGCAGCGGCACGCAGGTCCCATCGGACGAAAAGAGGGCTGCTCGAGCTGGCGGGGGCCATCAAGTGCAGCACGGGGAGATCTGCCCTGGCGTATATGGTGTACGGATGCTACTGTGGACTGGGTGGTCAAGGCTGGCCCAGGGACAAGGCAGACTG GTGTTGCCACAGGCATGACTGCTGTTACGGAGATGCAGAACGTCTTGGATGCCAAACCAAAACAGACCAGTATAAGTGGACCTGTGAGGACAAGAAAGCTGAGTGCG ATGATTTGAAGGACAAGTGTGAAAAGCTGCTGTGCAAGTGTGACAGAGACGCCGCCAAATGTTTGAGAAAAGCACCTTTTATCCGGAGATATGCCCTATGGCCCGATTTTCTATGCGGCTACGATCACCCGATGTGTAATATTTACTGA
- the pla2g10 gene encoding group 10 secretory phospholipase A2 isoform X1: MSFFLLSHCLLLFAVAVASAAARRSHRTKRGLLELAGAIKCSTGRSALAYMVYGCYCGLGGQGWPRDKADWCCHRHDCCYGDAERLGCQTKTDQYKWTCEDKKAECDDLKDKCEKLLCKCDRDAAKCLRKAPFIRRYALWPDFLCGYDHPMCNIY; this comes from the exons ATgagttttttcctcctctctcattgtTTATTGCTCTTTGCAGTGGCCGTGGCCTCTGCAGCGGCACGCAGGTCCCATCGGACGAAAAGAGGGCTGCTCGAGCTGGCGGGGGCCATCAAGTGCAGCACGGGGAGATCTGCCCTGGCGTATATGGTGTACGGATGCTACTGTGGACTGGGTGGTCAAGGCTGGCCCAGGGACAAGGCAGACTG GTGTTGCCACAGGCATGACTGCTGTTACGGAGATGCAGAACGTCTTGGATGCCAAACCAAAACAGACCAGTATAAGTGGACCTGTGAGGACAAGAAAGCTGAGTGCG ATGATTTGAAGGACAAGTGTGAAAAGCTGCTGTGCAAGTGTGACAGAGACGCCGCCAAATGTTTGAGAAAAGCACCTTTTATCCGGAGATATGCCCTATGGCCCGATTTTCTATGCGGCTACGATCACCCGATGTGTAATATTTACTGA